From Levilactobacillus zymae, a single genomic window includes:
- a CDS encoding RecQ family ATP-dependent DNA helicase yields the protein MAEPLTTSLQAVFGYSQFRAGQAAALTALERGQDTLAVLPTGAGKTLIYQLYGYRHAGCVLIVSPLLALMTDQVNRMRLAGFRRVAAITSLTSFGERQTILNHLDRYQFLFLSPEMLAQPAMLARLQQLTLSLLVVDEAHCIVQWGPDFRPDYLLLGAIREKLERPLILMLTATADQATQGEIAKQLRTTPTVVTESINRPNIFLDVEHVANQAAKRERLLTLVTQLVFPGVIYFSSKQLASETAQWLRDQTGLTVAAYHAGLSSEDRFKIQQQFMQGDLAIICATSAFGMGIDKNDVRYVIHYHLPADLGSYAQEMGRAGRDGQPSLAVLLYAPGDERLPLTLNQANRPDDATIQRFYAHPQAFSQDDPGVALLTFYQQHGISASAVQALFERRERERARALDQMLAYVHEQRCLRTSWLAAFNESAPTHDQQCCAPASVPLDLAALGLQRKPQAQSPSAAAQPDWLTQLRQLFLSNN from the coding sequence ATGGCAGAACCCCTCACGACTAGCTTGCAAGCCGTCTTTGGGTATTCGCAATTTCGTGCCGGACAGGCGGCGGCCCTCACCGCGCTAGAACGGGGTCAAGACACCCTAGCAGTGCTACCAACCGGGGCGGGGAAAACGCTGATTTATCAATTGTATGGGTACCGGCATGCCGGGTGTGTGTTGATTGTGTCGCCGTTACTGGCACTAATGACCGACCAGGTGAACCGCATGCGGTTAGCCGGGTTTCGACGGGTAGCGGCAATCACCTCGTTGACCAGCTTCGGGGAACGGCAAACCATTTTAAACCACCTGGACCGTTATCAATTCCTATTTTTGTCCCCAGAAATGCTGGCCCAACCGGCAATGTTGGCTCGCTTACAGCAATTGACCTTAAGCCTATTGGTGGTTGATGAAGCCCACTGTATCGTGCAATGGGGCCCCGACTTTCGCCCCGATTACCTATTATTGGGGGCGATTCGCGAGAAGCTGGAGCGCCCGTTGATCCTCATGTTGACGGCCACGGCCGATCAAGCGACTCAAGGAGAAATTGCCAAACAGTTGCGCACCACGCCCACCGTCGTGACGGAATCGATCAACCGGCCGAATATTTTCTTAGATGTGGAGCACGTCGCTAACCAGGCCGCTAAGCGCGAGCGCTTGTTAACATTGGTGACCCAGTTAGTCTTTCCCGGGGTGATCTACTTTTCAAGTAAGCAGCTGGCTAGTGAAACGGCCCAGTGGTTGCGCGACCAGACCGGGCTAACGGTGGCGGCTTACCACGCCGGGCTATCCAGCGAAGATCGCTTTAAGATTCAGCAACAATTCATGCAGGGAGATCTGGCCATCATTTGTGCCACCAGCGCCTTTGGCATGGGGATTGACAAAAACGATGTGCGCTACGTGATTCACTATCATCTGCCGGCCGATCTGGGGAGTTATGCGCAGGAGATGGGGCGTGCGGGCCGCGACGGGCAACCCAGTCTGGCGGTTCTCCTTTACGCGCCAGGTGACGAACGGCTCCCCCTCACGTTAAATCAGGCCAATCGCCCGGATGACGCCACGATTCAGCGATTCTACGCGCACCCGCAGGCCTTCAGTCAAGATGATCCGGGCGTTGCCCTATTGACCTTTTACCAGCAACACGGAATCTCGGCTTCCGCCGTGCAAGCGCTGTTTGAGCGGCGGGAGCGAGAACGCGCCCGGGCACTCGATCAGATGTTGGCTTACGTACACGAGCAACGGTGTTTACGGACCAGCTGGCTAGCGGCTTTTAATGAATCCGCGCCGACCCACGATCAGCAGTGTTGTGCCCCGGCGTCGGTGCCGTTGGATTTGGCCGCGTTGGGCCTCCAGCGAAAACCCCAAGCGCAGAGCCCTTCGGCGGCAGCACAGCCGGATTGGCTCACCCAGCTACGTCAGCTATTTTTATCCAATAATTAA
- a CDS encoding helix-turn-helix domain-containing protein has protein sequence MNPQDLLHLLSDRQARRLRVIENLLRGRKTVSTLYWGQRYGLLYLLSLDKQLARGDLDAVAQVLVTHKLATWTPAEQPQLRLTPLGVAQRNQAATVQPVTQAVWPQVALNLARQRLLLSVQVVSQYAHQTARYYPLTTDLATQQAVRQWFHQAKAPDLADQVLTALTGSLKRLPTVTALVTTAGFSGYQHPGLTDQQLAQQLHQTPWEIYLRHVDGVVQIAQDARQVDHPLHALLAPAWQTAVTRSAQATLTAVTTTTLTLDQVATQRQIKPSTVREHLLEAAIMLPVTALPYERLLPVKTRQALLAVLPAQLDDWEYTALPTELQQQIDFFTFRLFAILRDKEGERHGRTPHD, from the coding sequence GTGAATCCGCAAGACTTATTACACCTGCTGAGTGACCGCCAAGCCCGGCGGTTACGGGTGATTGAAAATTTATTACGGGGGCGTAAAACGGTCTCAACCCTGTATTGGGGACAACGCTACGGCTTACTTTATCTGTTAAGTCTGGATAAGCAGTTGGCACGTGGCGACCTCGATGCCGTGGCTCAGGTCCTGGTGACCCACAAACTGGCGACCTGGACGCCAGCCGAGCAACCGCAGCTGCGGTTAACGCCGCTGGGAGTGGCGCAACGAAACCAAGCAGCAACGGTACAGCCGGTCACACAAGCGGTCTGGCCGCAGGTGGCGTTAAACTTGGCCCGGCAGCGGCTACTGCTGAGCGTCCAGGTGGTCTCGCAGTACGCCCACCAAACGGCACGGTACTACCCCTTAACCACGGATCTTGCCACCCAGCAGGCCGTGCGGCAGTGGTTTCATCAGGCTAAAGCGCCGGACCTCGCCGATCAGGTCTTGACGGCCCTGACCGGCAGCCTAAAACGACTTCCGACCGTTACGGCACTGGTAACTACGGCCGGGTTTAGTGGGTACCAGCATCCGGGACTGACCGACCAACAACTGGCGCAACAGCTACACCAGACCCCCTGGGAGATTTACTTACGCCACGTGGACGGCGTGGTTCAGATTGCGCAAGATGCCCGGCAGGTCGATCATCCGTTGCACGCCTTATTGGCCCCGGCCTGGCAAACGGCGGTGACGCGTAGTGCCCAGGCCACGCTGACGGCGGTAACCACCACGACGTTAACTCTCGATCAGGTCGCCACCCAACGACAAATCAAGCCGAGCACCGTACGTGAGCACCTCTTAGAGGCCGCTATCATGCTACCCGTCACGGCTTTGCCGTACGAACGACTCTTACCGGTTAAAACGCGACAAGCGCTCTTAGCGGTCCTGCCGGCACAACTGGATGATTGGGAGTATACCGCGTTACCCACCGAGCTACAGCAACAGATTGACTTCTTTACGTTTCGACTCTTTGCAATTTTACGGGATAAGGAAGGTGAGCGCCATGGCAGAACCCCTCACGACTAG
- a CDS encoding HU family DNA-binding protein, translating to MANKAQLVSDVATATGLTKKDATAAVDAVFDSVQATLAKGEKVQLIGFGNFEVRERAARKGRNPQTGQEIQIPASKVPAFKPGKALKDAVK from the coding sequence ATGGCAAACAAAGCACAATTGGTTAGCGATGTTGCAACGGCAACTGGCTTAACTAAAAAGGACGCAACGGCTGCAGTTGATGCAGTCTTCGATTCTGTCCAAGCAACGTTGGCTAAAGGCGAAAAGGTTCAATTGATCGGCTTTGGTAACTTTGAAGTACGTGAACGTGCAGCTCGTAAGGGCCGTAACCCACAAACTGGACAAGAAATCCAAATTCCTGCAAGCAAAGTACCTGCATTCAAGCCAGGTAAAGCTTTAAAGGATGCTGTTAAATAA
- a CDS encoding SAG1386/EF1546 family surface-associated protein, whose translation MSQKRDEQTPKEQTSRPWEQSFADDRDDQGNLSRTKMRRQNHSNTMVTVILVAIIIVIAAASLVYGLARQSSVNRPQNTEKVAAGSSSSSSKKAASSSSHHKKAATASKHRAKTESTTASSTETATSSSSATSATTATSATSASSTSSSSTTSTAGKKYTTVQAGQGVYRVATNAGISEQKLLELNGLSSGATVHPGQRLRVR comes from the coding sequence ATGAGTCAGAAACGTGACGAGCAAACGCCCAAGGAGCAAACGTCGCGGCCGTGGGAACAGTCGTTTGCTGATGATCGGGACGATCAGGGAAACCTGTCGCGAACGAAAATGCGGCGACAAAATCATAGTAACACCATGGTGACCGTTATTTTGGTGGCCATTATCATCGTGATTGCGGCGGCTTCATTGGTATATGGGTTAGCTCGGCAAAGTTCGGTTAACCGGCCCCAAAATACGGAAAAGGTGGCCGCCGGAAGTTCAAGTTCTTCGTCGAAGAAGGCCGCTAGTTCCAGCAGTCATCATAAAAAAGCGGCAACGGCGTCTAAACACCGTGCCAAAACAGAATCGACGACTGCTAGTTCGACGGAAACGGCGACTAGCAGTTCTTCGGCTACCTCGGCAACGACGGCGACCAGTGCGACGTCTGCTAGCAGCACGAGTAGCAGCTCAACCACTAGTACTGCGGGTAAGAAGTACACCACGGTCCAAGCGGGGCAAGGGGTGTATCGGGTTGCCACGAATGCGGGCATCTCGGAACAAAAATTATTAGAATTAAACGGCCTATCGTCCGGTGCCACGGTTCATCCGGGACAACGGTTACGAGTTCGGTAA
- a CDS encoding tetratricopeptide repeat protein, which yields MSYAQTALDQLEKGQLDDFKKQYALALRHDDDDTLFSLAEELYSLGFLNQSRRIYEKLLTKYPDEDELRTNLADIAIDEDKNDEALDYLNQVRPDSPAYVQALMVAADLYQTQELFEVSEQKLLTARKLAPNEPVITFALAELYFTMREFRKAIPLYLELITAGTTTLSRVNLVERLGVAYANAGRFEQAIGYLKQIHPGDMTADVKFETAFTYLQLQERPAAIHLFDELKDSDPHYTSLYPYLGQALEAENRLPEALTTLQEGLGVDQYNEKLWLQAAHVATKLDDEELAERYLKKGHDLDADDLSAVIQLSNLYVKQERWDENLALVQPYLKDEGADPQLFWNLAVTAQHQENYAQARQAYDATAPFFMDQPDFLKPAIYFYREEGANEQARKLLQAYVQLVPDDAEMAALWDRYQDEN from the coding sequence ATGAGTTACGCACAAACCGCGTTGGATCAACTGGAAAAAGGACAACTGGATGACTTTAAGAAGCAATACGCCCTGGCATTACGCCACGACGATGACGATACCTTGTTCAGCCTGGCCGAAGAACTGTACTCCTTAGGTTTTTTGAATCAGTCCCGGCGCATTTACGAGAAGCTCTTAACAAAGTACCCGGACGAAGACGAATTACGCACGAATCTGGCCGACATCGCTATCGATGAAGATAAAAACGATGAGGCCTTAGACTACCTGAACCAGGTGCGGCCGGATTCACCGGCTTACGTGCAGGCGTTGATGGTGGCAGCTGATCTGTACCAGACCCAGGAACTCTTCGAGGTCAGCGAACAGAAGCTGCTAACGGCTCGTAAGTTGGCGCCTAATGAACCGGTGATTACCTTTGCGTTGGCCGAGCTATACTTCACCATGCGGGAATTTCGCAAGGCCATTCCGCTATATCTGGAACTCATCACGGCGGGAACCACTACGTTGTCGCGGGTGAACCTGGTAGAGCGGCTAGGAGTGGCCTACGCTAATGCCGGCCGGTTTGAGCAGGCCATCGGCTATCTAAAGCAGATTCATCCGGGCGATATGACCGCTGACGTGAAGTTCGAAACGGCCTTCACCTACCTGCAGTTACAGGAACGACCGGCGGCCATTCACCTATTCGACGAACTGAAGGACAGCGATCCACACTATACATCGCTGTATCCGTATCTGGGGCAGGCGCTCGAGGCCGAAAATCGCCTACCAGAGGCCCTAACGACGCTGCAGGAGGGTTTGGGCGTCGACCAGTACAACGAAAAGCTGTGGCTGCAGGCGGCGCACGTGGCCACTAAATTGGATGACGAGGAGTTGGCCGAGCGGTACCTGAAAAAGGGGCACGACCTGGATGCCGACGATCTCAGTGCAGTTATCCAATTGAGTAACCTCTACGTTAAACAAGAGCGTTGGGACGAGAACCTAGCGCTGGTCCAGCCGTACCTGAAGGACGAGGGGGCCGATCCGCAGTTGTTTTGGAACCTGGCCGTTACGGCTCAGCACCAGGAAAATTACGCGCAAGCTCGTCAAGCCTACGACGCGACGGCACCGTTCTTCATGGATCAGCCGGACTTTTTGAAGCCCGCAATTTACTTCTACCGGGAAGAAGGGGCCAACGAACAGGCCCGTAAGCTGCTCCAAGCCTACGTCCAGTTAGTCCCGGACGATGCCGAAATGGCCGCTTTATGGGATCGGTATCAAGACGAAAATTAA
- the der gene encoding ribosome biogenesis GTPase Der: MAYPVVAIVGRPNVGKSTLFNRIAGERISIVEDTPGVTRDRIYAPAEWLGTEFRMIDTGGIDMGDEPFLTQITQQAEIAIDEADVIVFVASAPEGITDADEKVAKILYRSKKPVILAVNKADNPEVRETIYDFYALGFGDPYPVSGVHGLGLGDLLDAVIKEFPTEDGAPADDSIRFSLIGRPNVGKSSLVNAMLGEERVIVSNIAGTTRDAVDTKFTADDTRFTMVDTAGIRKRGKVYENTERYSVMRAMRAIDDSDVVLVVLNAEEGIREQDKRVAGYAHEAGRGIIILVNKWDTLKKDNHTLTDFENLIRAEFQYLSYAPILFVSAKTGQRLAQLPALIKRVSANHNQRVQSATLNDVIMDAIALNPTPSDNGKRLRVYYATQVAVAPPTFVVFVNDPKMMHFSYERFLENQIREHFDFEGTPLHLIERARK; the protein is encoded by the coding sequence ATGGCTTATCCCGTAGTGGCCATTGTTGGCCGCCCCAACGTAGGGAAGTCGACGTTGTTTAATCGAATTGCCGGTGAACGGATTTCCATCGTCGAAGACACCCCCGGGGTAACGCGTGACCGGATCTATGCACCAGCCGAATGGTTGGGAACGGAATTTCGGATGATTGATACCGGGGGGATCGACATGGGTGATGAACCGTTTCTCACCCAGATTACCCAACAAGCTGAAATTGCGATCGATGAGGCGGACGTGATTGTGTTCGTGGCGAGTGCCCCGGAAGGGATCACGGATGCCGACGAGAAGGTTGCTAAGATTCTTTACCGGTCGAAGAAGCCCGTCATTTTGGCCGTTAACAAGGCGGATAATCCGGAAGTGCGTGAAACCATCTACGATTTCTACGCTCTCGGGTTTGGTGATCCGTACCCGGTCTCCGGGGTCCATGGTTTGGGGCTAGGAGATCTGCTGGATGCGGTGATCAAGGAGTTCCCCACCGAAGACGGGGCGCCAGCCGACGACTCGATTCGCTTTAGTCTGATTGGCCGACCCAACGTGGGTAAATCCTCGTTAGTGAACGCCATGTTGGGCGAGGAACGGGTGATTGTCTCGAACATTGCGGGAACGACCCGCGATGCCGTGGATACTAAGTTTACGGCGGACGATACTCGGTTCACCATGGTCGATACGGCCGGGATCCGGAAACGCGGCAAGGTTTATGAAAACACCGAACGGTATAGTGTCATGCGGGCCATGCGCGCCATTGACGATTCCGACGTGGTGTTAGTGGTTTTAAACGCCGAAGAAGGAATTCGCGAACAGGATAAGCGGGTGGCCGGCTACGCCCATGAAGCGGGTCGGGGCATCATTATCCTGGTCAATAAGTGGGACACCTTGAAGAAGGACAATCACACGTTGACGGATTTTGAAAATCTGATTCGGGCGGAATTCCAGTACCTAAGTTACGCGCCGATTCTGTTCGTTTCAGCCAAGACCGGGCAACGCTTGGCGCAGTTACCGGCGTTGATTAAACGAGTGTCCGCCAACCACAATCAACGGGTCCAGTCGGCCACGTTGAACGACGTGATCATGGATGCGATTGCGTTGAATCCGACGCCATCTGACAACGGGAAACGGTTGCGGGTCTACTACGCCACACAGGTGGCCGTGGCACCCCCGACTTTTGTGGTCTTCGTCAACGACCCGAAGATGATGCACTTCTCCTATGAGCGTTTCTTGGAAAATCAGATTCGTGAACACTTCGATTTCGAAGGGACACCGTTGCATCTGATCGAACGGGCCCGGAAGTAA
- a CDS encoding ISL3 family transposase: MTNDTKIILGIKDPNIKKLKVMNPLEMMGPLKVQAILDYRPKACPKCGVLNQKSIIKYGWRWANVKLPRTAERDVQLHLKKRDFKCKHCLQYFLAETPLVQRNHTISNTSKLACFLKLSETVSMRHVATELSISSTTVLRIMRSYQGNVKTRFDWLPAVINMDEVKSTKDAKGSMSFVFMDGIRCEFLDILESRTLYDLENYFKRYTKKARESVKVIVTDMNYTYPKLAESIFPNAIVVTDRFHIVNSVMRGFTRVRIRIMKSYAPSNMKYKALKRYWRLFFKPNEKLDLKKYSNYTNIPGSQTENSVVEYLLDINEELREAYNQLQTVMSAVRYRDIARLETVLDGKDNGSEEMTKALNALVENRESVDNALRYEFSNGPMEGINNKIKVIKRVAYGFGCFTSFRLRIHLAFGLKKNCLISKD; this comes from the coding sequence ATGACTAATGATACTAAAATTATCCTGGGGATAAAAGACCCCAACATCAAAAAGTTAAAAGTGATGAACCCCTTGGAAATGATGGGCCCACTTAAAGTGCAGGCAATTTTGGACTATCGTCCAAAAGCATGCCCCAAATGTGGTGTCTTAAACCAAAAAAGTATTATCAAATATGGCTGGCGCTGGGCCAATGTTAAATTGCCTCGAACTGCCGAACGGGATGTCCAGCTTCATCTTAAAAAGCGGGACTTCAAGTGTAAGCACTGCCTACAATACTTTCTTGCGGAAACACCACTAGTTCAACGAAACCACACCATCTCTAACACAAGCAAACTTGCCTGTTTTCTAAAATTAAGTGAAACAGTTTCGATGCGTCATGTCGCTACCGAATTAAGCATCTCAAGTACAACGGTCCTGCGAATCATGAGAAGCTATCAGGGCAACGTCAAAACGCGTTTTGACTGGTTACCGGCTGTAATTAACATGGATGAGGTCAAGTCTACCAAAGACGCAAAGGGATCCATGAGCTTTGTATTTATGGATGGTATTCGGTGTGAATTCTTGGACATTCTGGAATCGCGGACACTCTATGATTTGGAGAATTACTTTAAACGTTATACGAAGAAAGCTAGAGAAAGCGTCAAAGTCATTGTGACAGATATGAACTACACTTATCCCAAACTAGCTGAATCTATTTTTCCAAATGCGATTGTGGTAACCGATCGGTTCCACATCGTTAACTCCGTGATGCGGGGATTCACTCGAGTAAGGATTCGTATCATGAAATCCTATGCGCCTTCAAACATGAAATATAAGGCTTTAAAGCGTTACTGGCGACTGTTCTTTAAGCCCAACGAGAAGTTGGACTTAAAGAAGTACTCTAATTACACTAACATTCCTGGAAGCCAAACTGAGAATAGCGTAGTCGAATATCTTCTTGATATCAACGAAGAATTACGCGAAGCATATAACCAGTTACAGACGGTCATGAGTGCCGTTAGGTACCGTGACATCGCTCGACTAGAAACAGTTCTAGACGGAAAAGACAATGGCTCAGAAGAAATGACGAAGGCGTTGAACGCACTGGTTGAGAACCGAGAATCGGTTGATAATGCATTGAGATATGAATTCTCAAATGGTCCAATGGAGGGTATTAATAACAAAATCAAGGTAATAAAGCGAGTTGCGTACGGCTTTGGCTGTTTCACAAGCTTTAGATTAAGGATTCATCTGGCATTTGGGCTCAAAAAAAATTGCCTAATCTCAAAGGATTAG
- a CDS encoding ECF transporter S component, with the protein MENRQQGLGVRAMVEMALFAGVAYVLMFISIPIIPIVPYMKLDLSDLVVLLGMSIFGAGGAVLIAAVKELLYFVSTGMDIVNFIGVLTAFIADLAFVLPINALLKGKPHTLSRQIVAVIGGTVSLTVVLSLANWWIITPLYLKVWGMSLGLPVNQLILLGVIPFNLVKGIVLGVLFILVNRRLGDWLARHQN; encoded by the coding sequence ATGGAAAATCGTCAACAGGGACTGGGCGTTCGGGCCATGGTGGAAATGGCGCTCTTTGCTGGGGTGGCTTACGTATTAATGTTTATCTCCATCCCCATTATTCCGATCGTACCGTACATGAAGTTAGACCTGAGTGATCTCGTGGTCTTGCTGGGAATGAGTATTTTCGGGGCAGGCGGGGCCGTGTTGATTGCGGCCGTTAAAGAGTTGTTGTATTTTGTCTCCACGGGCATGGACATCGTGAACTTTATCGGAGTCCTGACCGCCTTTATTGCCGATTTGGCTTTTGTTTTGCCAATCAATGCGCTCCTGAAAGGTAAGCCCCACACACTGTCCCGGCAAATCGTCGCGGTGATCGGGGGCACGGTCAGTCTGACGGTGGTCTTATCCCTGGCTAACTGGTGGATCATCACGCCACTGTACCTCAAGGTTTGGGGGATGTCGCTGGGGTTACCCGTGAACCAACTGATCTTGCTGGGGGTCATTCCGTTTAACCTGGTGAAGGGGATCGTCTTGGGCGTCCTGTTCATCTTGGTGAATCGGCGGCTGGGAGATTGGTTAGCCCGGCACCAAAATTAA
- the cmk gene encoding (d)CMP kinase: MAKQGLQVAIDGPASAGKSTVAKIVAQRFHYIYCDTGAMYRAITWKALQAGADLDDEATIKQLLDQITIRFEPGTPTQKVFVDDTEVTLAIRQPDVTNSVSQVSALPAIRAELTARQRQIADAGGIVMDGRDIGSTVLPHAEVKIFMVASVEERAQRRLKDNAAKGIETPLATLKHEIEERDRKDSTRKVSPLTQAADAIRLDTTALSIEQVADRIAEIIKEKEMRQK; this comes from the coding sequence ATGGCTAAGCAAGGGTTACAGGTGGCAATCGACGGACCGGCTTCTGCCGGGAAGAGTACGGTGGCAAAAATTGTGGCACAACGTTTTCATTATATTTATTGCGATACCGGGGCAATGTACCGGGCGATTACGTGGAAGGCGTTGCAGGCTGGCGCGGATTTAGACGACGAGGCCACGATTAAGCAACTACTCGATCAAATCACGATCCGGTTTGAACCCGGGACGCCGACCCAAAAGGTGTTTGTGGATGATACGGAAGTGACGCTGGCTATTCGGCAACCGGACGTGACCAACTCGGTCTCCCAAGTTTCTGCATTACCCGCCATTCGGGCGGAATTAACGGCACGGCAACGACAAATTGCCGATGCTGGCGGCATCGTGATGGACGGTCGAGATATCGGTTCGACCGTTTTACCGCACGCCGAGGTCAAGATCTTTATGGTAGCGAGTGTGGAAGAACGGGCCCAACGACGGTTAAAGGATAATGCCGCTAAGGGCATTGAAACGCCATTGGCCACGCTTAAGCACGAGATCGAGGAACGGGACCGCAAGGATTCAACCCGGAAGGTTTCCCCGTTAACCCAAGCGGCGGATGCGATTCGCTTAGATACCACTGCCTTATCGATTGAACAGGTGGCGGATCGGATCGCCGAAATTATTAAAGAAAAAGAAATGCGACAGAAATAG
- the rpsA gene encoding 30S ribosomal protein S1, with protein MSENGTSQNNDNNDLLNALNNVDNVKVGDVVKGEILAIDDDQQAIVGIGETGIEGVVPKKELSTKPVDDIKSVIKVGDVLDLVVISRIGNDKEGGSYLLSQRRLEARKVWDDIQKEFEAGHTLTAPVTQVVKGGLVVDAGVRGFVPASMVSDHFVEDLSQFKGQTLEFKIVEIEPSENRLILSHRAIVEKQRAAQREEIMAKLQAGDTVEGKVARLTNFGAFVDLGGVDGLVHVSEIAYERVEKPSDVLKVGQEVKVKVLSVDPERDRISLSIKQTLPEPWDGIEDKAPQGSVLDGTVKRLTSFGAFVEVFPGVEGLVHISQISHQHIATPADVLKVGQEIKVKVLDVRPNDHRLALSIKALEEKPQSGDEGHDNGGNASRPRNNRNNGGSRPRRNNWNSAETSTANAPEESTGFSLGDLIGDSLKKDIENQENDKD; from the coding sequence ATGAGTGAAAATGGCACGAGTCAAAACAATGATAACAATGATTTGCTGAACGCGTTGAATAACGTGGATAACGTGAAGGTCGGCGATGTTGTTAAGGGTGAAATCTTAGCAATCGACGACGATCAACAAGCAATTGTTGGGATCGGTGAAACTGGAATCGAAGGGGTCGTTCCGAAGAAGGAATTGTCCACGAAGCCAGTTGATGATATTAAATCAGTAATTAAAGTCGGGGACGTTTTAGACCTCGTCGTAATCTCACGTATCGGTAACGATAAAGAAGGCGGGAGCTACTTGCTGTCGCAACGTCGTTTGGAAGCCCGTAAGGTTTGGGACGACATTCAAAAGGAATTCGAAGCTGGTCACACGTTGACGGCCCCAGTAACCCAAGTGGTTAAGGGTGGTTTAGTGGTTGACGCCGGTGTGCGGGGTTTCGTCCCAGCATCTATGGTTTCGGATCACTTCGTTGAAGACCTGTCACAATTTAAGGGTCAAACCCTTGAATTTAAGATCGTGGAAATCGAACCTAGCGAAAACCGCTTGATCTTGTCCCACCGGGCCATTGTTGAAAAGCAACGGGCTGCTCAACGGGAAGAAATCATGGCGAAGTTACAAGCTGGTGACACGGTTGAAGGCAAGGTTGCACGTTTGACGAACTTCGGGGCCTTTGTTGACCTTGGTGGCGTGGACGGTTTGGTTCACGTTTCCGAAATTGCTTACGAACGGGTTGAAAAGCCTAGTGACGTTCTGAAGGTGGGCCAAGAAGTTAAGGTTAAGGTCTTGTCCGTCGATCCAGAACGTGACCGGATTTCACTGTCCATCAAGCAAACCTTACCAGAACCTTGGGACGGGATCGAAGACAAGGCGCCACAAGGTAGCGTCTTAGACGGAACCGTTAAGCGTTTGACGAGCTTTGGGGCCTTCGTTGAAGTGTTCCCTGGCGTTGAAGGCTTGGTTCACATTTCCCAAATTTCACACCAACACATTGCGACGCCAGCTGACGTCTTGAAGGTTGGTCAAGAAATCAAGGTTAAGGTCTTAGATGTTCGGCCAAACGATCACCGTTTAGCTTTGTCCATCAAGGCCTTGGAAGAAAAGCCACAATCTGGTGACGAAGGTCACGACAATGGCGGTAACGCTAGTCGTCCTCGGAACAACCGGAACAACGGTGGTTCTCGTCCACGGCGGAACAACTGGAACTCTGCTGAAACTTCGACGGCTAACGCCCCAGAAGAAAGCACCGGCTTCTCTTTAGGTGACCTGATTGGGGACAGCCTGAAAAAGGATATCGAAAACCAGGAAAACGACAAGGACTAA